A region of Fusarium keratoplasticum isolate Fu6.1 chromosome 6, whole genome shotgun sequence DNA encodes the following proteins:
- a CDS encoding ATP-grasp domain-containing protein → MADLRILLIGNGGREHALAWKLSQSSRVQQIFAVPGNGGTAGCPKVTNVNSVKAEDFAGLVKFSQENGVNLVVPGPEAPLVDGVEGWFRNAGIPCFGPSKEAARLEGSKTYSKDFMKKYNVPTAAYENFSDYNKAIAYLDSINHDVVIKATGLAAGKGVIIPQTKDEAKAALKQIMVDKEFGDAGDEVVIEELLIGDELSVLTFCDGYSIRSLPLAQDHKRIFDGDQGPNTGGMGCYAPTNIATKELTEQIDREILEPTISGMRREQQPFRGVLFTGLMITSNGPKVLEYNVRFGDPETQTVLPLLSADTDLAEIMLACANGYLDNCKLTIDNKFSATVVLASGGYPGPYPKGKVMSVQTPPTGATIFHAGTTLDGNVLKTSGGRVIAINAVGDSLRAAVDAAYAALDAKVIEFEGAFYRKDIAHRAFRATTQASMTYAQAGVDIQAGNDFVEKIKKAVASTKRPGADAEIGGFGGEVDLSKCGYPQAPIIVGAIDGVGTKLMIAQAMKKHDTVGVDLVAMNVNDLVVQGATPVMFLDYYGCSKLDLPTAAAFVEGVADGCRQAGCALVGGETAEMPGMYQKDDYDAAGCAVGTVTPDTKLPKKDAMAQDDVLLGLASAGVHSNGFSLARRIVSRAGLSYHDTAPWDQSTTVGESLLTPTRIYVKSLLPVLPHIKGLAHITGGGLVENVPRMLPEALAAEIEFGSWEINPVFKWLREAGNVAPLEMCRTFNSGVGMVIAVDPAKADAVAQALVDGGEKVYRIGRLARRDQGEACLIHNVDSWSAETAVPTKRKEMES, encoded by the coding sequence ATGGCGGACCTCCGAATTCTCCTCATCGGCAATGGTGGCCGTGAGCACGCCCTGGCATGGAAGCTCAGCCAGTCGTCTCGAGTCCAGCAGATCTTTGCTGTCCCCGGCAACGGAGGCACTGCCGGTTGCCCCAAGGTGACCAACGTCAACTccgtcaaggctgaggacTTTGCCGGCCTCGTCAAGTTCTCCCAGGAGAACGGAGTCAACCTGGTTGTTCCCGGCCCCGAGGCCCCTcttgtcgatggtgtcgagggTTGGTTCCGAAACGCTGGTATCCCCTGCTTCGGTCCCTCCAAGGAGGCTGCGCGCCTCGAGGGCAGCAAGACCTACTCCAAGGACTTTATGAAGAAGTACAACGTCCCTACTGCCGCCTACGAGAACTTTTCCGACTacaacaaggccattgccTACCTCGACAGCATTAACCACGACGTCGTCATCAAGGCCACCggtcttgctgctggcaAGGGCGTTATCATCCCCCagaccaaggatgaggccaaggccgcctTGAAGCAGATCATGGTGGACAAGGAGtttggtgatgctggtgatgaggttgttatcgaggagcttctcatcgGTGATGAGCTCAGTGTCCTCACTTTCTGCGACGGCTATTCCATCCGATCTCTTCCCCTCGCTCAGGACCACAAGCGCATCTTTGACGGCGACCAAGGCCCCAACACTGGTGGCATGGGCTGCTACGCTCCCACCAACATTGCTACCAAGGAGCTCACTGAGCAGATCGACCGTGAGATTCTCGAGCCCACCATCTCCGGTATGCGACGAGAGCAGCAGCCCTTCCGCGGTGTCCTCTTCACTGGTCTCATGATCACCAGCAACGGACCCAAGGTTCTTGAGTACAATGTTCGCTTTGGCGACCCTGAGACTCAGACCgttctccctctcctttcTGCCGACACTGACTTGGCCGAGATCATGCTTGCTTGCGCCAATGGCTACCTGGACAACTGCAAGCTGACCATCGATAACAAGTTCAGCGCCACTGTCGTCCTGGCATCTGGCGGCTACCCTGGCCCCTaccccaagggcaaggtcatgTCTGTGCAGACTCCCCCTACTGGTGCCACCATCTTCCATGCTGGTACCACCCTCGACGGCAACGTTCTGAAGACTTCTGGTGGCCGTGTTATCGCCATCAACGCTGTTGGCGACTCCCTCCgggctgctgttgatgctgccTACGCTGCTCTTGAcgccaaggtcatcgagTTCGAGGGTGCTTTCTACCGAAAGGACATTGCTCACCGGGCATTCCGCGCTACTACTCAGGCCTCCATGACTTATGCCCAGGCTGGTGTTGACATCCAGGCCGGCAACGACTTTgtcgagaagatcaagaaggcTGTTGCCAGCACCAAGCGACCTGGCGCTGATGCTGAGATTGGCGGCTTCGGAGGCGAGGTTGACCTGTCTAAGTGTGGCTACCCTCAGGCTCCCATCATTGTCGGCGCCATTGACGGCGTCGGCACTAAGCTCATGATTGCCCAGGCCATGAAGAAGCACGACACCGTCGGTGTCGACCTGGTTGCCATGAACGTCAACGACCTTGTCGTTCAGGGTGCTACTCCTGTCATGTTCCTCGACTACTACGGCTGCAGCAAGCTGGACCTCCctaccgccgccgccttcgTCGAGGGTGTTGCTGACGGCTGCCGTCAAGCCGGCTGTGCTCTGGTCGGTGGCGAGACTGCCGAGATGCCTGGTATGTACCAGAAGGACGACTACGACGCCGCCGGCTGCGCTGTCGGTACCGTCACCCCTGACACCAAGCTGCCCAAGAAGGACGCCATGGCCCAAGACgatgtcctcctcggtctcgcCTCCGCGGGTGTCCACTCCAACGGCTTCTCTCTTGCCCGCCGTATCGTCTCCCGCGCCGGCCTCAGCTACCACGACACTGCCCCCTGGGACCAGTCCACCACAGTCGGCGAGTCCCTCCTCACCCCTACCCGCATCTACGTCAAGTCCCTTCTCCCCGTTCTCCCTCACATCAAGGGTCTCGCCCACATCACCGGCGGCGGTCTCGTCGAGAACGTTCCCCGCATGCTCCCCGAGGCTCTCGCCGCCGAGATTGAGTTCGGCTCCTGGGAGATCAACCCCGTGTTCAAGTGGCTCCGCGAGGCCGGCAACGTTGCCCCCCTGGAGATGTGCCGTACCTTCAACTCTGGTGTCGGCATGGTCATCGCCGTCGACcccgccaaggccgacgccGTTGCCCAGGCTCTGGTCGACGGAGGTGAGAAGGTCTACCGCATTGGTCGTCTTGCCCGCCGTGACCAGGGCGAGGCGTGCCTCATCCACAACGTCGACTCGTGGAGTGCTGAGACGGCGGTGCCTACCAAgcgcaaggagatggagtcATAa
- a CDS encoding malate dehydrogenase, with protein sequence MVKAVVAGAAGGIGQPLSLLLKTSPHVDELALYDVVNTPGVATDLSHISSRAKTTGYLPANDGAKAAFKDADIIVIPAGIPRKPGMTRDDLFNINAGIVKGLIEVAAEVAPKAFILVISNPVNSTVPISAEVLKAKNVFNPQRLFGVTTLDIVRAETFVADIVGEANPQSLTIPVIGGHSGETIVPLFSKASPSVSIPDDKYDALVNRVQFGGDEVVKAKDGAGSATLSMAYAGFRFAEKVLRAAKGETGLVEPSYVYLPGVPGGEAIAKQTGADFFSVPIELGPNGAEKAINPLEGITEKEQGLLAKCVEGLKGNITKGISFVHNPPQKL encoded by the exons atggtcaaggctg TGGTTGCTGGCGCCGCTGGTGGCATTGGCCAG CCcctttccctcctcctcaagaccTCTCCCCACGTCGACGAGCTTGCTCTCTACGATGTTGTCAACACTCCCGGCGTTGCCACCGATCTCTCCCACATCTCCTCCCGCGCC AAGACCACTGGCTACCTCCCTGCCAACGACGGCGCTAAGGCCGCCTTCAAGGACGCCGACATTATTGTCATCCCCGCTGGCATTCCCC GCAAGCCTGGTATGACTCGCGACgatctcttcaacatcaatgCTGGCATTGTCAAGGGCCTCATCGAGGTCGCCGCCGAGGTCGCTCCCAAGgccttcatcctcgtcatctccaacccCGTCAACTCCACAGTCCCCATCTCGGCCGAGgttctcaaggccaagaacgtCTTCAACCCCCAGCGCCTCTTCGGTGTCACCACCCTCGACATTGTCCGAGCAGAGACCTTTGTCGCTGATATCGTTGGCGAGGCCAACCCCCAGAGCCTGACCATCCCCGTCATTGGTGGTCACTCTGGTGAGACCATTGTTCCTCTCTTCAGCAAGGCCTCGCCTTCTGTCTCTATCCCTGACGACAAGTACGATGCCCTCGTGAACCGCGTCCAGTTTGGCGGtgacgaggttgtcaaggccaaggatggtGCTGGTTCCGCCACCTTGTCCATGGCTTACGCCGGTTTCCG ATTCGCCGAGAAGGTTCTTCGTGCTGCCAAGGGCGAGACCGGCCTCGTCGAGCCCAGCTATGTCTACCTTCCCGGTGTTCCCGGAGGTGAGGCTATCGCCAAGCAGACCGGCGCTGACTTCTTCTCCGTTCCCATCGAGCTCGGC CCCAACGgtgccgagaaggccatcaaCCCTCTGGAGGGCATCACCGAGAAGGAGCAGGGCCTTCTGGCCAAGTGCGTTGAGGGTCTCAAGGGCAACATTACCAAGGGCATCAGCTTCGTCCACAACCCTCCCCAAAA GCTGTGA
- a CDS encoding GPI ethanolamine phosphate transferase 2, whose amino-acid sequence MVSSSNGSLLRSLLLVAANLLIPVSILVFAMGFFPYKPFLPGLAEFEPLDIGSPPDAPFNRLIFMVVDALRSDFVYSDVSGFQYVQSLIRDGSAMPFTANARSPTVTMPRIKSMTTGSIPSFVDLILNFDEADTSSTLASQDTWVAQIKARDMGKALMYGDDTWLKLFPNTFDREDGTSSFFVADFTEVDNNVTRNIAGELENNDWGLMVLHYLGLDHIGHKAGPRSSNMVPKQREMDGIVQTLFEAMQSKPHLDSTLLVLCGDHGMNDAGNHGASSPGETSPALVFMSPKLKTISSKLPAPAQPKDEFDYYSMVEQSDIAPTIAALLGFPVSKNNLGAFIPDFLPFWPKTSDKIQILVRNARQILNIVTAAFGAELFDAESSSDPCGLEKTEINELACQWRKINKEAHVLAAGNKMDQAWLDAMSEWLRRAQELMSSMASNYEMPKLYIGQAIAAVSAIASGLVVFKLGAHRQGPLLPYALLTLSYGTMMFASSYVEEEQHFWYWTSSIWLLLLGVRHIRRLNSLEDIGWLFISLAALRITRGWNQTGQKFAGSPDIVKSFIVTHPQLLWSLLIFSYMILSFRMLARLKSLPSMTSTALTSVLLMSAFSFKLDFTSEDAPELVVGFARSLNELFQGQSLLWRARTVFIILAIFSAYGTYRSFTGGRNGQLQSAHLFHHLLTLLGMTQSRATNIPLFLLSDILFHSLQAVDMSVPEIATTTILLQYATFFAFGGSNAISSVDLSSAYNGISGFNVVAVGVLTLVSNWAGPLFWSSAANLLLLRKYHEGRRDAFVQYISLQTLFVAVSVAFVMAACTALRTHLFIWTVFSPKYLYCMAWSLGQHLLINIAFGGQLFWHGSRG is encoded by the exons ATGGTGTCCTCAAGTAATGGCTCGCTATTGCGCAGCCTGCTGCTCGTTGCGGCCAATCTTCTAATCCCTGTCTCGATCCTCGTCTTCGCGATGGGCTTCTTCCCATACAAGCCCTTTCTGCCCGGACTGGCCGAGTTTGAGCCTCTAGACATTGGGTCGCCACCTGATGCGCCCTTTAATCGTCTGATTTTCATGGTTGTCGATGCCTTGAGGAG CGACTTTGTATACTCGGATGTGTCGGGTTTCCAATATGTTCAAAG TCTTATTCGAGATGGCAGCGCAATGCCCTTCACGGCCAATGCCAGATCACCCACAGTTACCATGCCTAGGATCAAGTCCATGACCACTGGTTCTATCCCTTCCTTTGTTGATCTCATCTTgaactttgacgaggccgacACTTCGTCAACTCTTGCTTCTCAGGATACCTGGGTCGCTCAGATCAAGGCCAGGGACATGGGCAAGGCCCTCATGTACGGCGATGACACCTGGCTGAAACTGTTTCCGAACACCTTTGACCGCGAGGATGGAACCTCTAGCTTCTTTGTCGCG GACTTTACTGAGGTGGACAACAATGTCACCAGGAACATCGCTGGTGAGCTGGAGAACAATGATTGGGGCCTGATGGTCCTTCACTACCTTGGCCTGGACCATATTGGCCACAAGGCAGGGCCCAGGAG CTCCAACATGGTTCCCAAGCAACGCGAGATGGACGGTATCGTCCAGACCCTTTTTGAGGCCATGCAGTCCAAGCCCCACCTGGACTCgactctcctcgtcctctgcGGCGACCACGGCATGAACGACGCTGGAAACCACGGCGCTTCCTCGCCGGGCGAGACATCTCCCGCCTTGGTTTTCATGTCCCCCAAACTCAAgaccatctcctccaagcTTCCCGCGCCGGCTCAGCCCAAGGACGAGTTTGACTACTACTCTATGGTCGAGCAGTCTGACATAGCGCCAACCATTGCCGCTCTCCTGGGCTTCCCCGTGTCCAAGAACAACCTCGGGGCTTTTATCCCTGACTTTCTCCCCTTCTGGCCCAAGACGAGTGACAAGATTCAAATCCTGGTTCGCAATGCTCGACAGATCCTCAACATTGTCACTGCCGCCTTTGGAGCTGAGCTCTTTGATGCAGAGAGCAGCTCTGACCCATGCGGTTTGGAAAAGACTGAGATCAACGAGCTTGCTTGCCAGTGGCGGAAGATCAACAAGGAGGCACATGTTCTCGCTGCTGGCAACAAGATGGACCAGGCGTGGCTCGACGCCATGTCTGAATGGCTTCGTCGTGCTCAGGAGTTGATGAGCAGCATGGCCTCCAACTATGAGATGCCCAAGCTGTACATTGGTCAAGCAATCGCTGCGGTTTCTGCTATTGCAAGCGGCTTGGTGGTCTTCAAGCTTGGGGCTCATCGGCAAGGACCTCTGCTTCCTTATGCTCTTCTCACGCTGTCGTATGGAACAATGATGTTTGCGAGCAGCTAcgtcgaggaggaacaaCATTTCTGGTACTGGACTAGCTCCATctggctgcttctgctgggGGTTCGGCACATTCGAAG ACTCAACAGCTTGGAAGACATTGGCTGGCTATTCATCTCCCTCGCCGCTCTTCGAATAACCAGAGGTTGGAACCAGACGGGGCAAAAGTTCGCCGGAAGCCCTGACATTGTCAAGAGCTTCATCGTCACCCACCCCCAGCTCCTCTGgtctctcctcatcttctcgtACATGATCCTCTCATTCCGCATGCTCGCCCGCCTCAAGAGCCTGCCATCCATGACCAGCACCGCCCTCACCTCGGTCCTCCTGATGAGCGCCTTTAGCTTCAAGCTCGACTTTACCAGCGAGGACGCGCCGGAGCTTGTTGTTGGGTTCGCGAGGAGCCTTAATGAGCTGTTTCAGGGGCAATCTCTGCTctggagggcgaggactGTTTTCATCATcctggccatcttctcggcGTATGGAACATATCGCTCCTTTACTGGTGGCCGTAATGGTCAGCTGCAATCAG ctcatctattccaccatctcctcaccctcctgGGCATGACCCAGTCTCGCGCTACAAACATCCCCCTATTCCTCCTCTCCGACATCCTCTTCCACTCCCTCCAGGCCGTCGACATGTCGGTCCCCGAGATCGCCACGACaaccatcctcctccagtACGCCACCTTCTTCGCCTTTGGCGGCTCCAACGCCATCTCGTCGGTCGATCTGTCGAGCGCCTACAATGGCATCAGCGGCTTCaacgtcgtcgccgtcggcGTCCTCACCCTTGTGAGCAACTGGGCCGGCCCCCTGTTTTGGTCCTCGGCCGCGAACCTCTTGCTGCTCCGCAAGTACCACGAGGGCCGTCGTGATGCCTTTGTGCAGTACATCTCCCTTCAAACCCTCTTCGTTGCCGTCAGCGTCGCGTTTGTCATGGCGGCTTGCACGGCGCTTAGAACACATCTTTTCATCTGGACCGTGTTCTCGCCCAAGTACCTTTACTGCATGGCTTGGAGTCTTGGACAGCACCTTTTGATCAACATTGCATTTGGAGGCCAATTGTTTTGGCACGGCTCGCGCGGATAG